CGAATCCACGAGCTGCGTTTGGGCGGCCGGATCAGCAAGTTCACGGCGCAGGATGCGCTCGGCAATGTCGAGCGATAGCTGGGCAGCGGTGTTTTTTACTTCGGCCAGGGCCGCGTTCTTTTCAGCTTGGATGGCTTCGCGGGCCTGCTGCACGATGTAGTTGGCTTCGCTGGTGGCGCGGGCCTTCTCGGTTTCGCGGTGCTGGTTGGCCATTGCGGTGGCTTCCTGCATCATGCGGTCGCGCTCTAGGCGGGCATCGGCCAGCAATTTCTCGTTGCCGGCTTTCAGCTGCTGCATCTCCAGCTTGGCCTGGTCGGCCATGCGTAAAGCGCTTTCGATGCTGTCCTCCCGCTCCTTCAGCGACCCCAGGATGGGCTTCCAAGCGAACTTGGCCAACAAAAGGAAGAGAATTAGAAAAATCAGGGTTTGCCAGAACAGCAAGCCAAATTCGGGGGTGATGAGCGACATAGTATCAGCAATTTAACAGCCTGGCTAACAAAAAGGCAAGGGATTCATTACCTCCGA
This genomic stretch from Hymenobacter sp. PAMC 26628 harbors:
- a CDS encoding F0F1 ATP synthase subunit B codes for the protein MSLITPEFGLLFWQTLIFLILFLLLAKFAWKPILGSLKEREDSIESALRMADQAKLEMQQLKAGNEKLLADARLERDRMMQEATAMANQHRETEKARATSEANYIVQQAREAIQAEKNAALAEVKNTAAQLSLDIAERILRRELADPAAQTQLVDSYLKEVKLN